One Streptomyces mobaraensis NBRC 13819 = DSM 40847 DNA segment encodes these proteins:
- a CDS encoding DegT/DnrJ/EryC1/StrS family aminotransferase, with translation MTTTTEDVPLVHASLGERELAAVAEVFASGWPAGQGPKGKALEARLRQDHGVGDAVALSNCGAALHLAMLALGVEPGDEVIVADYTFPAPAHAVRYVGATPVFADVRGDTGTIDPRAVADLISARTVGVIAVDTVGLPADYAELTALADRHGLFVVEDAACAVGATYGGRPTGALAPVACLSFHGRKGASSGEGGALLAADPVIGAAARLRSSFGIGSIYDQARAAGLPIPSFTEIGHNYKLSDIAAAILLVQLDRVGELLERRSAAAAAYGLLLADEELLTLPHVPADRTHAWQSYLVTLDPRVDRSGLAAALRAQGIGCGHGTWACHVQPVFDTGRHCPVSADLFRRNLAIPMHAELRPDQIERVAEVLRTELRNNLRPN, from the coding sequence ATGACGACGACCACGGAAGACGTCCCGCTCGTGCACGCGAGCCTGGGCGAGAGAGAACTCGCGGCCGTGGCCGAGGTGTTCGCCTCGGGGTGGCCGGCCGGCCAGGGCCCGAAGGGCAAGGCGCTCGAAGCCCGGTTGCGGCAGGACCACGGCGTCGGCGACGCGGTCGCGCTGAGCAACTGCGGGGCCGCCCTCCACCTGGCCATGCTGGCGCTCGGCGTCGAGCCCGGCGACGAGGTGATCGTCGCCGACTACACCTTCCCCGCCCCGGCCCACGCGGTGCGCTACGTCGGCGCCACGCCCGTCTTCGCCGACGTACGCGGCGACACGGGGACCATCGACCCGCGGGCGGTGGCGGATCTCATCAGCGCGCGCACGGTGGGCGTGATCGCCGTCGACACCGTCGGGCTGCCCGCCGACTACGCGGAGCTGACGGCCCTCGCCGACCGGCACGGCCTGTTCGTCGTCGAGGACGCCGCCTGCGCGGTCGGTGCCACCTACGGGGGACGTCCGACGGGCGCGCTCGCTCCGGTGGCCTGCCTCTCCTTCCACGGCCGCAAGGGCGCCAGCAGCGGTGAGGGCGGAGCGCTGCTCGCCGCCGACCCGGTGATCGGAGCGGCGGCCCGCCTCCGGTCGTCGTTCGGCATCGGCAGCATCTACGACCAAGCCCGGGCCGCGGGGCTGCCCATCCCCTCGTTCACCGAGATCGGCCACAACTACAAGCTCTCCGACATCGCCGCCGCGATCCTCCTGGTGCAGCTGGACCGGGTCGGTGAGCTCCTGGAACGCCGGAGCGCGGCGGCGGCGGCGTACGGGCTGCTGCTGGCCGACGAGGAACTGCTCACGCTGCCGCACGTCCCCGCGGACCGCACCCACGCCTGGCAGTCCTACCTGGTCACCCTCGACCCGCGGGTGGACCGCTCCGGTCTCGCCGCCGCGTTGCGGGCCCAGGGCATCGGCTGCGGCCACGGTACGTGGGCCTGCCATGTGCAGCCGGTGTTCGACACCGGGCGGCACTGTCCGGTCTCGGCCGACCTCTTCCGGCGCAACCTGGCCATTCCCATGCACGCGGAGCTCCGCCCGGACCAGATCGAACGGGTCGCGGAGGTGCTGCGGACCGAGCTGCGGAACAACCTGCGCCCGAACTGA
- a CDS encoding cupin domain-containing protein: MSGLIVPPGHGRKLTTKAQDVTFKVTAADGSASSVFEVIVPPGFDVGAHTHRHSQEFFYLLEGELELLAFEPTRRTRDTWHDWESPNGDRPVRVTAGGCMFVPPGTPHAFRNPTGRPARMLFQSSPSPDHERYFEEIVEIFAAGRSVDSEAVERMRRRHDVQQITPLRYTPPAPDPAGRSAA, from the coding sequence ATGAGCGGTCTCATCGTCCCGCCCGGCCACGGCCGGAAACTCACCACCAAGGCGCAGGACGTGACCTTCAAGGTCACGGCCGCGGACGGCTCCGCCTCCTCCGTGTTCGAGGTGATCGTGCCACCGGGGTTCGACGTCGGCGCGCACACCCACCGCCACTCCCAGGAGTTCTTCTACCTCCTGGAAGGAGAGCTGGAGCTCCTGGCCTTCGAGCCCACCCGGCGCACCCGGGACACCTGGCACGACTGGGAGTCCCCGAACGGTGACCGGCCGGTCCGGGTGACCGCCGGTGGCTGCATGTTCGTGCCGCCGGGCACACCGCACGCGTTCCGCAACCCCACCGGCCGGCCGGCTCGGATGCTGTTCCAGAGCTCCCCCTCGCCGGACCACGAGCGCTACTTCGAGGAGATCGTCGAGATCTTCGCCGCCGGACGGTCCGTGGACTCCGAGGCGGTGGAGCGGATGCGCCGGCGCCACGACGTACAGCAGATCACCCCGCTCCGCTACACCCCGCCCGCCCCCGACCCGGCCGGACGGTCCGCGGCGTGA
- a CDS encoding class I adenylate-forming enzyme family protein — MGSVSSYKPGRTPRRAATRTSPHRHGLYLGVVPERAARVRGAMPLVLDHDLDVLPEAGRRLTVRRLADAVADLANRLAAAGVCPGGHVVICKAPNFDLWLLATAAERVGAVPVMLSHHLDPGSVAALLARLDRPHLITDGPGLRSLTDGGVDPAGLTRSVIGVGDAGPGAVALAGLEGAVPVRPVLRGLDEPALITHTSGTTGLPKLVVHTPRTMRSRLRPQLFLLGLMRKRGTVAIHLPFGHSRTFAALALCLLQGMPALLVKDGSPDAAAAFFAERRPWLIEALPNSFLAWEELADDARRPFASVKYFSSTFDAIHPRTVRRLLHASARRAQFFQIYGQSEVGPAAGRPYYRGLARWMDGRCVGYPLPGSARVRLVGRDGGRPSRRNPGFIEVRWDGLAKTYHGEQERYDAQLHDGWWRTGDVGYRTMFGCLHLLDREFDAIPGVSSNLEVEDHLLDELAELAEVVVVPGPGAEAVPVVCTRHDEPLDRERWHAATAAYPSLADPVQIPLAELPRTATLKTRRVELSRRLQAGL, encoded by the coding sequence ATGGGAAGCGTGTCGTCGTACAAGCCCGGTCGCACGCCGCGGCGCGCCGCGACCCGCACGTCGCCACACCGGCACGGCCTCTACCTCGGCGTCGTACCGGAACGAGCGGCGCGCGTCCGCGGTGCCATGCCGCTCGTCCTCGACCACGACCTCGACGTCCTGCCGGAGGCCGGCCGCCGGCTGACGGTCCGACGGCTCGCGGACGCCGTGGCCGACCTCGCGAACCGCCTCGCCGCCGCCGGGGTGTGCCCCGGCGGCCACGTGGTGATCTGCAAGGCCCCCAACTTCGACCTGTGGCTGCTGGCGACGGCGGCGGAACGCGTGGGCGCGGTCCCGGTCATGCTCTCCCACCACTTGGATCCCGGGTCCGTCGCCGCGCTGCTGGCCCGGCTGGATCGGCCTCACCTGATCACCGACGGTCCCGGGCTCCGCTCCCTGACCGATGGCGGCGTCGATCCGGCGGGCCTCACCCGGAGCGTGATCGGTGTGGGCGACGCCGGTCCCGGCGCGGTGGCGCTCGCCGGACTGGAAGGCGCGGTACCGGTACGGCCGGTGCTGCGCGGCCTGGACGAACCCGCCCTGATCACCCACACCTCCGGCACCACGGGGCTGCCCAAGCTGGTGGTGCACACGCCGCGGACGATGCGGTCCCGGCTGCGACCGCAGCTGTTCCTGCTGGGGCTGATGAGAAAGCGCGGGACCGTCGCCATCCATCTGCCCTTCGGCCACTCCAGGACATTCGCGGCGCTGGCCCTCTGCCTGCTCCAGGGCATGCCGGCGCTCCTGGTGAAGGACGGAAGCCCGGACGCCGCCGCCGCGTTCTTCGCCGAGCGGCGGCCCTGGCTGATCGAGGCGCTGCCCAACTCCTTCCTCGCCTGGGAGGAGCTGGCCGACGACGCACGGCGTCCGTTCGCCTCGGTGAAGTACTTCAGCAGCACCTTCGACGCGATCCACCCCAGGACGGTTCGCCGCCTGCTGCACGCCTCCGCCCGACGGGCGCAGTTCTTCCAGATCTACGGGCAGAGCGAGGTGGGCCCCGCGGCCGGCCGGCCCTACTATCGCGGGTTGGCCCGCTGGATGGACGGCCGCTGCGTGGGCTATCCGCTGCCGGGCAGCGCCCGGGTCAGGCTGGTGGGCCGGGACGGCGGCCGCCCCTCACGCCGGAACCCCGGCTTCATCGAAGTCCGTTGGGACGGGCTGGCCAAGACCTACCACGGTGAGCAGGAGCGCTACGACGCCCAGCTGCACGACGGTTGGTGGCGCACCGGGGACGTGGGCTACCGCACCATGTTCGGGTGCCTGCACCTGCTCGACCGCGAGTTCGACGCGATCCCCGGGGTGAGCAGCAACCTGGAGGTCGAGGACCACCTGCTGGACGAGCTGGCGGAGTTGGCCGAGGTCGTCGTCGTCCCCGGCCCCGGCGCCGAGGCGGTCCCTGTCGTGTGCACCCGCCATGACGAGCCGCTGGACCGGGAGCGCTGGCACGCCGCCACGGCGGCGTATCCGTCGCTCGCGGACCCCGTCCAGATCCCCCTGGCCGAGCTGCCGCGTACCGCCACGCTGAAGACCCGCCGGGTGGAACTCTCCCGCCGTCTCCAGGCCGGTCTCTGA
- a CDS encoding DoxX family protein, whose amino-acid sequence MFIAFVTVTLLGAVFNGAAAVTYLIGHEYPKTQADMKGIPRKYVPILGTLLAAGTVGLLAGLAVPLLGTLAACGLVLYFIGAIIAHLRVGSRDIVGGIVFLATAVAVLVLGLSYHGPW is encoded by the coding sequence GTGTTCATCGCCTTCGTCACGGTCACCCTTCTCGGCGCGGTCTTCAACGGCGCCGCCGCCGTCACCTACCTGATCGGCCACGAATACCCCAAGACCCAGGCGGACATGAAGGGCATACCCCGCAAGTACGTACCCATCCTGGGCACGTTGCTGGCGGCGGGCACGGTGGGGCTGCTGGCCGGGCTCGCCGTGCCGCTCCTGGGGACCCTCGCGGCCTGCGGCCTGGTGCTGTACTTCATCGGCGCCATCATCGCCCACCTGCGGGTGGGGTCCCGCGACATCGTGGGCGGGATCGTGTTCCTGGCCACCGCGGTGGCGGTCCTCGTCCTGGGGCTGTCCTACCACGGACCCTGGTGA
- a CDS encoding CoA-acylating methylmalonate-semialdehyde dehydrogenase — protein sequence MVRELTHFVAGKHAPGTSGAFGDVYDPNTGEIQARVPLANRAETERAVADAVEAQRAWGEWNPQRRARVLLRFLELVEKEKDALARLLSSEHGKTVADAHGDIQRGLEVVEFAAGVPHLLKGEFTDNAGTGIDVHSLRRPLGVTAGITPFNFPAMIPLWKAAPAIACGNAFVLKPSERDPSVPLRLAELFLEAGLPPGVLNVVNGGKEAVDTLLEDPRVKALGFVGSTPVAAHVYATAAAHGKRAQCFGGAKNHLIVMPDADLDQAADALIGAGYGSAGERCMAVSVAVPVGTETADALVARLTERIAGLRIGRSDDPRADFGPLVGRDAVDRVRRYVDLGVEEGAELVVDGRGFRLPGHENGFFAGASLFDRVTPDMRVYQEEIFGPVLSVVRAADYEEALRLPSEHPYGNGVALFTRDGDTARDFTRRVETGMVGVNVPIPVPVAYHTFGGWKRSGFGDLNQHGPDAIRFYTRTKTVTSRWPSGVKEGASFTLPTMG from the coding sequence ATGGTCCGTGAACTGACGCATTTCGTCGCCGGAAAACACGCCCCGGGAACATCGGGCGCCTTCGGTGACGTGTACGACCCCAACACCGGTGAGATACAGGCCCGCGTGCCCCTCGCGAACCGGGCCGAGACCGAGCGCGCCGTCGCCGACGCCGTCGAGGCGCAACGCGCGTGGGGGGAGTGGAACCCGCAGCGGCGTGCCCGCGTCCTGCTCCGGTTCCTCGAACTCGTCGAGAAGGAGAAGGACGCGCTGGCCCGGCTGCTGTCGAGCGAGCACGGGAAGACCGTCGCCGACGCGCACGGTGACATCCAACGGGGACTGGAGGTCGTCGAGTTCGCGGCCGGCGTCCCCCACCTGCTCAAGGGCGAGTTCACCGACAACGCCGGCACCGGCATCGACGTCCACTCGCTGCGCCGGCCCCTCGGCGTGACCGCCGGCATCACACCGTTCAACTTCCCCGCGATGATCCCGCTCTGGAAGGCCGCGCCGGCCATCGCCTGCGGCAACGCCTTCGTCCTCAAGCCGTCCGAGCGCGATCCGTCCGTCCCGCTGCGGCTCGCCGAGCTGTTCCTGGAGGCCGGGCTGCCGCCGGGGGTGCTCAACGTCGTCAACGGCGGCAAGGAGGCCGTCGACACGCTGCTGGAGGATCCGCGGGTCAAGGCGCTGGGCTTCGTCGGCTCGACGCCCGTCGCCGCGCACGTCTACGCGACCGCCGCCGCGCACGGCAAGCGCGCCCAGTGCTTCGGCGGCGCCAAGAACCACCTGATCGTGATGCCCGACGCCGACCTGGACCAGGCCGCCGACGCCCTGATCGGCGCGGGCTACGGTTCGGCGGGCGAGCGGTGCATGGCCGTGTCCGTCGCCGTGCCCGTCGGCACGGAGACCGCCGACGCGCTCGTCGCCCGGCTGACCGAGCGGATCGCCGGGCTCCGCATCGGCCGGTCGGACGACCCCCGGGCCGACTTCGGCCCGCTCGTCGGCCGCGACGCTGTCGACCGCGTCCGCCGGTACGTCGACCTCGGGGTGGAGGAAGGGGCGGAACTCGTCGTGGACGGGCGCGGCTTCCGCCTCCCCGGGCACGAGAACGGGTTCTTCGCCGGCGCCTCCCTCTTCGACCGGGTCACCCCCGACATGCGCGTCTACCAGGAAGAGATCTTCGGCCCGGTGCTCTCCGTCGTCCGCGCCGCCGACTACGAGGAGGCGCTGCGGCTGCCCAGCGAGCACCCCTACGGCAACGGCGTCGCCCTCTTCACCCGGGACGGCGACACCGCCCGCGACTTCACCCGCCGGGTGGAGACCGGCATGGTCGGCGTCAACGTCCCGATCCCCGTCCCGGTCGCGTACCACACCTTCGGCGGCTGGAAGCGGTCCGGCTTCGGCGACCTCAACCAGCACGGTCCCGACGCCATCCGCTTCTACACCCGTACCAAGACCGTCACCTCGCGCTGGCCCTCCGGGGTCAAGGAAGGCGCGAGCTTCACCCTCCCCACGATGGGGTGA
- a CDS encoding acyl-CoA dehydrogenase family protein, which yields MSAMTTLLTEDQLALVETTLDFAQEHLAPHAVAWDRDKHFPLDVLRKAAGLGLGGVYVSEDAGGSGLTRADGVLVFEVLATGCPSIAGYLSIHNMVGWMIDRYGDAAQRERWLPALCALDRPGSYCLTEPGAGSDAAALRTRAVRDGDHYVLTGVKQFISGAGASEVYVVMARTGGDGPRGISAFVVERDDPGLSFGPDERKMGWNAQPTRQVVLDGVRIPADRRLGAEGDGFRIAMNGLNGGRLGIAACSLGGARSALHRSLEHLADREAFGAPLLEAQALQFRLADMATELTAARALVRQAAEALDQGDPKAAELCAMAKRFATDTGYSVADRALQLHGGYGYLSEYGIEKIVRDLRVHRILEGTNEIMSLIVARGLTAGVR from the coding sequence GTGAGCGCGATGACCACCCTCCTCACCGAGGACCAGCTCGCCCTGGTCGAGACCACCCTGGACTTCGCCCAGGAACACCTCGCCCCGCACGCCGTCGCCTGGGACCGGGACAAGCACTTCCCCCTCGACGTCCTGCGCAAGGCCGCCGGCCTCGGACTCGGCGGCGTGTACGTGTCCGAGGACGCGGGCGGCTCCGGCCTCACCCGCGCCGACGGCGTACTGGTCTTCGAGGTCCTGGCCACCGGCTGCCCGTCCATCGCCGGGTACCTCTCCATCCACAACATGGTCGGCTGGATGATCGACCGCTACGGTGACGCCGCCCAGCGCGAGCGCTGGCTGCCCGCCCTGTGCGCCCTCGACCGGCCGGGCAGCTACTGCCTCACCGAACCGGGCGCCGGCTCCGACGCCGCCGCGCTGCGCACCCGGGCCGTCCGCGACGGCGACCACTACGTCCTCACCGGCGTCAAGCAGTTCATCTCCGGCGCCGGCGCCTCCGAGGTGTACGTGGTGATGGCGCGCACCGGAGGCGACGGGCCGCGCGGCATCTCGGCGTTCGTCGTCGAACGCGACGACCCCGGGCTGTCCTTCGGCCCCGACGAGCGGAAGATGGGCTGGAACGCCCAGCCCACCCGCCAGGTCGTCCTGGACGGCGTCCGGATCCCCGCCGACCGCCGGCTCGGCGCCGAGGGCGACGGCTTCCGCATCGCCATGAACGGCCTCAACGGCGGCCGCCTCGGCATCGCCGCCTGCTCCCTCGGCGGCGCGCGGAGCGCCCTGCACCGCAGCCTGGAACACCTCGCCGACCGCGAGGCGTTCGGCGCGCCGCTGCTGGAGGCGCAGGCGCTCCAGTTCCGGCTCGCCGACATGGCGACCGAGCTGACCGCCGCCCGCGCCCTCGTCCGCCAGGCCGCGGAGGCCCTGGACCAGGGCGACCCCAAGGCGGCCGAACTCTGCGCCATGGCCAAGCGGTTCGCCACCGACACCGGGTACTCCGTCGCCGACCGGGCTCTCCAATTGCACGGTGGCTACGGCTATCTCAGCGAGTACGGCATCGAGAAAATAGTCCGCGACCTCCGCGTGCACCGCATCCTGGAAGGAACCAACGAGATCATGAGCCTCATCGTCGCCCGCGGCCTCACGGCGGGGGTCCGGTGA
- a CDS encoding enoyl-CoA hydratase/isomerase family protein — translation MADDSVLLRTEGHAGYITLNRPKALNALTHAMVDRIADALDAWEADPAVRTVVIAGAGERGLCAGGDIRAIHDDARALRDGSHATGGDARAAGDGDRAARDEVQAVRDSARAARDSARATRDDARAAREGTRATRADDRPGTGSASAAFWRTEYRLNARIARYPKPYVALMDGIVMGGGIGISAHGGVRIVTERSRLAMPETGIGFVPDVGGTYLLALAPGGLGTHLALTATAVGAADALLCGLADHHVPAARLPEFAAALARGTVHDVLPGFVAPPPEGELAAHREWIDACYAAPTVEEILDRLRACGHPAAKEAAEAILAKSPTALKVTLAALRRAPALGPLERVLEQEYRVSCAALATPDLVEGIRAQVVDKDRNPRWTPATLADVSAEDVERFFAPLGDRELTLAPGDGPLQEVPW, via the coding sequence ATGGCCGACGACTCGGTGCTCCTGCGTACGGAGGGGCACGCGGGGTACATCACCCTCAACCGTCCCAAGGCGCTCAACGCCCTCACCCATGCGATGGTCGACCGGATCGCCGACGCGCTCGACGCGTGGGAGGCGGACCCGGCGGTACGGACCGTCGTCATCGCCGGCGCCGGCGAACGCGGCCTCTGCGCGGGCGGCGACATCCGGGCCATCCACGACGACGCCCGGGCCCTGCGCGACGGTTCGCACGCCACTGGTGGCGACGCCCGCGCCGCCGGTGACGGCGACCGCGCCGCCCGTGACGAGGTCCAGGCCGTCCGCGACAGCGCCCGCGCCGCCCGCGACAGCGCCCGGGCCACCCGCGACGACGCCCGCGCCGCCCGTGAAGGAACCCGCGCCACCCGCGCCGACGACCGCCCCGGAACCGGCAGCGCCTCCGCCGCCTTCTGGCGCACCGAATACCGGCTCAACGCCCGGATCGCCCGCTACCCCAAGCCGTACGTCGCCCTCATGGACGGCATCGTCATGGGCGGCGGCATCGGGATCTCCGCCCACGGCGGCGTGCGGATCGTCACCGAGCGCTCGCGGCTGGCCATGCCCGAGACCGGCATCGGCTTCGTCCCCGACGTCGGCGGCACCTACCTGCTGGCCCTCGCCCCGGGCGGACTCGGCACCCACCTCGCGCTGACCGCCACCGCCGTGGGGGCCGCCGACGCGCTGCTGTGCGGGCTCGCCGACCACCACGTCCCCGCGGCCCGGCTGCCCGAGTTCGCCGCCGCCCTGGCCCGCGGGACCGTCCACGACGTCCTCCCCGGCTTCGTCGCACCGCCCCCGGAGGGCGAGTTGGCCGCCCACCGGGAGTGGATCGACGCCTGCTACGCGGCCCCGACCGTCGAGGAGATCCTCGACCGGCTCCGGGCGTGCGGACACCCCGCCGCCAAGGAGGCCGCCGAGGCGATCCTCGCCAAGTCGCCCACCGCCCTGAAGGTCACCCTCGCCGCCCTGCGGCGCGCCCCCGCGCTCGGCCCGCTGGAGCGGGTGCTGGAACAGGAGTACCGCGTCTCCTGCGCCGCACTCGCCACACCGGACCTGGTGGAGGGCATCCGCGCCCAGGTCGTCGACAAGGACCGGAACCCGCGCTGGACGCCCGCCACGCTCGCCGACGTCTCCGCCGAGGACGTCGAGCGCTTCTTCGCCCCGCTCGGCGACCGGGAGCTCACCCTGGCCCCCGGCGACGGTCCACTACAGGAGGTGCCCTGGTGA
- the mmsB gene encoding 3-hydroxyisobutyrate dehydrogenase — MGGPMAANLVAAGHRVTGFDLLPEAVEAAAKTGVRPAASAAEAVADADLVFTMLPTGRHVLGLYTDGGLLAAARPGTLFVDSSTIDVADARAAHDAARAAGHRALDAPVSGGVFGAEAATLTFMAGGEAAEFAQAEPVLAAMGRKIVHCGPAGSGQAAKICNNMILGISMIAISEAFVLGESLGLSQQALYDVASTSSGQCWALTVNCPVPGPVPASPANRDYRPGFAAPLMAKDLGLAANAIRAGGVDAELGLRAAERFAAFAAGRGAAEDFSGIIREIQDRSGRGASGPDGSAPDEGTA; from the coding sequence ATGGGCGGCCCGATGGCCGCCAACCTCGTCGCGGCCGGACACCGGGTCACCGGTTTCGACCTGCTGCCCGAGGCCGTCGAGGCCGCCGCCAAGACCGGCGTCCGGCCCGCCGCCTCGGCCGCCGAGGCCGTCGCCGACGCGGACCTGGTGTTCACGATGCTGCCGACGGGCCGGCACGTGCTCGGCCTCTACACGGACGGGGGGCTGCTGGCCGCCGCCCGGCCCGGCACCCTGTTCGTCGACAGCTCGACGATCGACGTCGCCGACGCCCGGGCCGCCCACGACGCGGCGCGCGCCGCCGGCCACCGGGCCCTGGACGCACCCGTGTCGGGCGGGGTGTTCGGCGCCGAGGCCGCCACCCTGACCTTCATGGCCGGCGGCGAGGCGGCGGAGTTCGCGCAGGCGGAGCCGGTGCTGGCCGCGATGGGCCGGAAGATCGTGCACTGCGGACCCGCGGGCTCCGGGCAGGCCGCCAAGATCTGCAACAACATGATCCTGGGCATCTCCATGATCGCCATCAGCGAGGCGTTCGTCCTCGGCGAGAGCCTCGGCCTCTCCCAGCAGGCGCTGTACGACGTGGCGTCCACGTCCTCCGGGCAGTGCTGGGCCCTCACCGTCAACTGTCCGGTGCCCGGACCGGTCCCGGCCAGTCCCGCCAACCGCGACTACCGGCCCGGCTTCGCCGCCCCGCTGATGGCCAAGGACCTCGGCCTCGCCGCCAACGCGATCCGGGCCGGCGGCGTGGACGCCGAGCTGGGGCTGCGGGCGGCGGAGCGGTTCGCCGCGTTCGCGGCGGGGCGCGGGGCCGCGGAGGACTTCTCCGGGATCATCCGCGAGATACAGGACCGCTCGGGCCGGGGCGCCTCGGGCCCTGACGGCTCGGCGCCGGACGAGGGTACGGCATGA
- a CDS encoding enoyl-CoA hydratase: MTGPDGTPSYAPPYETIVVERKGRTALLTLNRPDALNALNLQVMHEVVDATAALDRDPDIGCVVITGSGKAFAAGADIKEMRPRSYLDMYLSDWFTAWDRLGALRTPTVAAVSGYALGGGCELAMLCDILLAADTAVFGQPEIKLGVVPGIGGSQRLTRAVGKAKAMELCLTGRTMDAAEAERAGLVSRVVPAGDLLAEALSVAETVAGMSAPVAMMAKESVNRAFETTLAEGVRFERRLFHAVFATEDQKEGMTAFVEKRPPRFTHR, encoded by the coding sequence ATGACGGGCCCCGACGGCACGCCGTCGTACGCGCCGCCCTACGAGACGATCGTCGTCGAGCGCAAGGGCCGTACCGCGCTGCTCACCCTCAACCGCCCCGATGCCCTCAACGCGCTCAACCTCCAGGTCATGCACGAGGTCGTCGACGCCACCGCCGCCCTCGACCGGGACCCGGACATCGGCTGCGTCGTCATCACCGGCTCCGGGAAGGCGTTCGCCGCGGGCGCGGACATCAAGGAGATGCGGCCGCGGAGTTACCTGGACATGTACCTCAGCGACTGGTTCACCGCCTGGGACCGGCTCGGCGCGCTGCGGACGCCCACCGTCGCCGCCGTCTCCGGCTACGCCCTGGGCGGCGGCTGCGAACTCGCCATGCTCTGCGACATCCTGCTCGCCGCCGACACCGCGGTCTTCGGCCAGCCCGAGATCAAGCTCGGGGTCGTCCCCGGCATCGGGGGCTCGCAGCGGCTGACCCGGGCCGTCGGCAAGGCCAAGGCCATGGAGCTGTGCCTCACCGGCCGCACCATGGACGCGGCCGAGGCCGAACGCGCCGGGCTGGTCTCGCGCGTCGTCCCGGCCGGCGACCTGCTCGCCGAGGCCCTGAGCGTCGCCGAGACCGTGGCCGGGATGTCGGCGCCCGTGGCGATGATGGCGAAGGAGAGCGTCAACCGCGCCTTCGAGACCACCCTCGCCGAGGGCGTCCGCTTCGAACGCCGGCTGTTCCACGCGGTGTTCGCGACCGAGGACCAGAAGGAGGGCATGACGGCGTTCGTGGAGAAGCGGCCACCGCGCTTCACCCACCGCTGA